In Spiroplasma chinense, a single window of DNA contains:
- a CDS encoding carbohydrate kinase family protein, giving the protein MKKILSIGEALIDVIKQDGKIIEENVGGAPLNVACSVGYLGGDVSFVGAIGNDSNGKKIEEMLSKYKVDLKNVQVLEDRNTSLAYVSIYDEGERNFEFKLDADQKLSFKPIEDEFGNYDIVHLGSATSLLSDEVKKNYKEILKRAVEEKMFISFDPNWRNLLWKEDKETFKKEVEPFLKAAHLVKLSEEELQIVSEISDNKLGLEKIMKLYPQAAFIITLGSNGSLFGYQGVTKHYEIQKSQNPVDTTGAGDSFIAYIVYKISQLDNFSSWIEHKDDIVNDANLFARNSIEYKGALSFLEHL; this is encoded by the coding sequence ATGAAAAAAATATTAAGTATAGGTGAAGCTTTAATAGATGTTATTAAGCAAGATGGAAAAATAATTGAAGAAAATGTTGGAGGAGCTCCACTTAATGTGGCATGTTCTGTAGGATATTTAGGTGGAGATGTTTCTTTTGTAGGAGCAATTGGTAATGATTCTAATGGAAAGAAAATAGAAGAAATGCTTTCGAAATATAAAGTAGATTTAAAAAATGTACAAGTATTAGAAGACAGAAACACTTCTCTGGCATATGTTTCTATATATGATGAAGGAGAAAGAAACTTTGAATTTAAGTTAGATGCAGACCAAAAACTATCTTTTAAACCTATTGAAGATGAATTTGGAAATTATGACATTGTTCACCTGGGAAGTGCAACTTCACTATTGAGTGATGAAGTTAAAAAAAACTATAAAGAAATTTTAAAAAGAGCTGTTGAGGAAAAAATGTTTATTTCATTTGATCCAAATTGAAGAAACCTTTTATGAAAAGAAGATAAAGAAACCTTCAAAAAAGAGGTAGAACCATTTTTAAAAGCTGCACACTTAGTTAAATTAAGTGAAGAAGAGCTACAAATTGTTTCAGAAATCTCTGACAACAAATTAGGGTTAGAAAAAATCATGAAACTATACCCACAAGCAGCTTTTATAATAACTTTAGGAAGCAATGGTAGCTTATTTGGTTATCAAGGTGTAACAAAACACTATGAAATACAAAAATCACAAAACCCTGTTGATACAACAGGAGCGGGAGATTCTTTTATTGCATACATTGTCTATAAAATTTCTCAATTAGATAATTTCTCAAGTTGAATTGAACACAAAGATGACATAGTAAATGATGCAAACTTGTTTGCAAGAAACAGTATTGAATATAAAGGTGCATTATCATTTTTAGAGCACTTATAG
- a CDS encoding glycoside hydrolase family 32 protein produces MKFREEILWLKHNEHTKEDIDNANKLVESDKYYRPLYHLAPPNGLLNDPNGLLFKDGVHHIHYQWSPIQPYHGFKHWLYVTTKDFVTYEDKGVSIVPDIHEERSGAFSGSAYDFGDKVKIYYTGNIEENGHMIEEVQIAADLIDGKVLNKKVVINGDLNEFTPNTRDPKIFEYKGQKYMIFGVQNQKDKLGGVAFYKMINPEEFEYFKTLKPSLGIDYGYMWECPNLDLLGDKMLFMMSAEGWNKDDNKYELNNSRNVVYTAIKDLDLENGKLNELFEMITMDYGHDFYAPQTYWVKDKLVMIGWFGTIGVQYPTDDYSWHSMLTIPRELSWSGNTLVQKPFKDFEKNVLVDTKQITTDSIENKQALHLKFNLDDNLKITLKNDKDEEVVIEFTEKEIILDRSKQSEEVDFEFESPRYALRKEKEQVVEMYIDRSAIEIFADNYKTIFTSRFFIKDFNKIIFDKSINIEISDINPLILKK; encoded by the coding sequence ATGAAATTTAGAGAAGAAATATTATGACTTAAACATAATGAACATACAAAAGAAGATATTGATAATGCAAATAAGTTAGTTGAATCAGATAAATACTATAGACCCTTATATCATTTAGCGCCCCCAAACGGATTGTTAAATGATCCAAACGGACTTTTATTTAAAGACGGAGTTCATCACATTCATTATCAATGAAGTCCAATTCAACCATATCATGGTTTCAAACACTGACTTTATGTTACAACAAAAGATTTTGTAACTTATGAAGACAAAGGAGTCTCTATTGTTCCAGATATTCACGAAGAAAGATCTGGTGCATTTTCTGGAAGTGCTTATGACTTTGGTGATAAAGTAAAAATTTATTACACAGGAAATATAGAAGAAAACGGACATATGATTGAAGAGGTACAAATTGCAGCTGATTTAATCGACGGAAAAGTTTTAAATAAAAAAGTTGTTATTAATGGAGACTTAAATGAATTTACTCCAAATACAAGAGACCCTAAAATTTTTGAATATAAAGGTCAAAAGTATATGATCTTTGGAGTTCAAAACCAAAAAGATAAACTTGGAGGTGTTGCATTTTATAAAATGATAAACCCAGAAGAGTTTGAATATTTTAAAACTTTAAAACCAAGTTTAGGAATAGATTATGGTTATATGTGAGAATGTCCAAATTTAGATTTACTTGGAGATAAAATGTTATTTATGATGTCTGCAGAAGGATGAAACAAAGATGACAACAAGTATGAATTAAATAATTCTAGAAATGTTGTTTATACTGCAATTAAAGATTTAGATCTAGAAAACGGAAAACTAAATGAATTATTTGAAATGATAACTATGGATTATGGACATGACTTTTATGCTCCACAAACTTATTGAGTAAAAGACAAGTTGGTTATGATAGGTTGATTTGGAACAATTGGAGTTCAATATCCAACTGATGATTATTCATGACATTCAATGTTAACAATACCTCGTGAGTTGAGTTGATCTGGTAATACATTAGTTCAAAAACCCTTTAAGGATTTTGAAAAGAATGTTTTAGTTGATACAAAACAAATAACTACAGATTCAATTGAAAACAAACAAGCTCTACATTTAAAATTTAACTTAGATGATAATTTAAAAATAACTTTAAAAAATGATAAAGATGAAGAAGTTGTTATTGAATTCACAGAAAAAGAAATCATTTTAGATAGATCAAAACAAAGTGAAGAAGTTGACTTTGAATTTGAGTCACCAAGATATGCATTAAGAAAAGAAAAAGAACAAGTAGTAGAAATGTACATTGACAGATCTGCTATAGAAATCTTTGCCGACAATTATAAAACCATTTTTACATCAAGATTCTTTATTAAAGACTTCAATAAAATTATTTTTGATAAATCAATAAATATAGAAATTTCAGATATTAATCCTTTAATATTGAAAAAATAA
- a CDS encoding DeoR/GlpR family DNA-binding transcription regulator — translation MKKANNQLVILETIRQLKNPTFKELQQKLDIPESTIRRILTNFERSGKVVKDLGMYQIVAQPLVRETPYYEKTFTNIDKKKEIAMKAFYCIKDGESVFLDGGTTIDFLADLLEIGQHLNIVTNSIPIFLKLFEKGFKDIVLIGGNYNATNQSLVGFGAVDFIEKYNFDVSFLEVSSVDNEYNCYTTSVDDCQIKQRIIEKSKFCFALADETKFNKKSFIKFGSKKDVIIISE, via the coding sequence ATGAAGAAAGCAAACAATCAATTAGTTATTTTAGAAACTATAAGACAATTAAAAAACCCAACATTTAAAGAATTACAGCAAAAACTAGATATTCCAGAATCTACTATTAGAAGAATACTTACTAATTTCGAAAGAAGTGGGAAAGTTGTAAAGGATTTAGGAATGTACCAAATTGTAGCGCAACCTTTAGTTAGAGAAACACCATATTATGAAAAAACATTTACAAATATTGATAAAAAGAAAGAAATTGCAATGAAAGCTTTTTATTGTATTAAAGATGGTGAATCTGTATTCTTAGATGGTGGAACAACTATTGATTTTCTTGCAGATCTCTTGGAGATTGGTCAACATTTAAATATTGTTACAAACTCTATACCAATCTTTTTAAAGTTATTTGAAAAAGGTTTTAAAGATATTGTTTTAATTGGTGGAAACTATAATGCAACAAACCAATCACTTGTTGGTTTTGGAGCAGTTGATTTTATTGAAAAATACAACTTTGATGTTTCTTTTTTAGAAGTATCATCGGTTGATAACGAATACAATTGTTACACAACAAGTGTTGATGATTGTCAAATTAAACAAAGAATTATTGAGAAATCTAAATTTTGCTTTGCTCTAGCAGATGAAACCAAATTTAATAAAAAGTCTTTTATTAAATTTGGTTCAAAAAAAGATGTAATTATTATCTCTGAGTAA
- a CDS encoding PfkB family carbohydrate kinase: MKSLSIGESLVDIFVNFNDEKIVHVIGGAPLNCAVVYALDKDNESTLITDFGSDFHGNEINKFLASLKVKVINKVNKNFTTKAIVKKNKDKSVEFKFIYKDDNDSAYKHNIKVDEYDLINFVSAFYLSDDNLYTKIYSPLLKSAIKENKKIVFDPNYRDDAWGGKSSFFQRSLDFIKNADLIKLKDSDLQILQEQASLLGIDKDIKKFIKKNSVLINTKSNKDIEIYYNDQNFYFKNEIEERIIDSAGAGDILLSSISNKFFKEKKVSIDKIVEFTKDALVEVKQSLSSVGAIGFLEQASWIDNKIQF, from the coding sequence ATGAAGAGTTTAAGTATAGGAGAGTCTTTAGTAGATATATTTGTTAATTTCAATGATGAAAAAATAGTTCACGTAATTGGTGGAGCACCTTTAAACTGTGCGGTTGTATATGCACTTGATAAAGATAACGAATCTACATTAATTACAGATTTTGGATCGGATTTTCATGGTAATGAAATTAACAAATTTTTAGCAAGTTTAAAGGTAAAAGTAATTAACAAAGTAAATAAAAACTTTACAACAAAAGCGATTGTAAAGAAAAATAAAGATAAAAGTGTTGAGTTTAAATTTATATACAAAGATGATAATGATTCTGCATATAAACACAATATCAAAGTTGATGAATATGATTTGATTAACTTTGTAAGCGCTTTCTATCTGTCAGATGATAATCTATATACCAAAATATATTCACCGCTTTTAAAGTCTGCAATAAAAGAAAATAAAAAAATAGTTTTTGACCCTAATTACAGAGATGATGCATGAGGGGGAAAATCAAGTTTCTTTCAAAGATCATTGGACTTTATAAAAAATGCAGACTTAATTAAATTAAAAGACTCAGACCTTCAAATCCTACAAGAACAAGCCAGTTTACTTGGAATTGACAAAGATATAAAAAAATTTATTAAAAAAAATAGTGTACTTATAAATACAAAATCAAATAAAGATATTGAAATATATTACAATGATCAAAACTTCTATTTTAAAAACGAAATAGAAGAAAGAATTATAGATTCAGCAGGTGCTGGGGATATATTATTGTCGTCTATATCAAATAAATTTTTTAAAGAAAAAAAAGTATCAATCGATAAAATTGTGGAATTTACAAAAGATGCACTTGTGGAAGTAAAACAAAGCTTAAGCTCTGTAGGAGCTATTGGTTTTCTAGAACAAGCATCTTGAATAGATAACAAAATCCAGTTTTAG